A genomic window from Gossypium hirsutum isolate 1008001.06 chromosome D12, Gossypium_hirsutum_v2.1, whole genome shotgun sequence includes:
- the LOC107930953 gene encoding zinc finger protein SHOOT GRAVITROPISM 5 codes for MLANTSCSSIPSSKPIPCFENGDNNNNKRKRRPAGTPDPDAEVVSLSPKTLLESDRYVCEICNQGFQRDQNLQMHRRRHKVPWKLLKRETPAVKKRVFVCPDPSCLHHQPCHALGDLVGIKKHFRRKHSNHKQWVCEKCSKGYAVQSDYKAHLKTCGTRGHSCDCGRVFSRVESFIEHQDACRMGQSQKVQQPPSLSPTASTPSTPSSDTMFFSPTKDNPTTTNGGDHHNLELQLLTTSSNPTEPFVPHKENHNNTHYSTQLHLSIGSSDEKMESTVTTDTSKVSALQQLKMAMAELAYAEEARKQAKRQVELAEKEFDRAKRIRQQARAEFEKAQALKDRANKQIETTIVQITCHACKQQVQDRTPVEENSIVVSYVSSAI; via the exons atgctagccaacACCTCTTGTTCCTCAATTCCGTCTTCAAAGCCAATCCCATGCTTTGAAAATGGTGATAATAACAAcaataagagaaaaagaagacCTGCAGGAACACCAg ATCCAGATGCTGAAGTGGTTTCACTTTCACCTAAAACACTACTAGAATCAGATCGTTACGTTTGTGAGATCTGTAACCAAGGGTTCCAACGAGACCAAAACCTACAGATGCACCGGCGACGACATAAGGTTCCATGGAAATTGCTGAAAAGAGAAACACCGGCGGTGAAGAAAAGGGTGTTCGTTTGTCCCGATCCGAGCTGTCTCCACCATCAACCTTGCCATGCTTTAGGCGATCTGGTTGGGATCAAGAAACACTTTAGGAGGAAACACAGTAACCATAAACAATGGGTGTGTGAGAAATGTTCGAAGGGGTATGCGGTTCAATCTGATTATAAGGCTCATCTTAAAACTTGTGGTACCCGTGGCCATTCTTGTGACTGTGGCAGAGTTTTTTCaag agtTGAGAGTTTCATAGAACATCAAGATGCATGCCGTATGGGGCAATCACAGAAAGTGCAGCAGCCACCTAGCTTGTCTCCAACAGCTTCAACCCCAAGTACTCCATCTAGTGATACCATGTTCTTCAGCCCTACAAAAGATAATCCCACCACCACAAACGGCGGCGACCACCACAATTTGGAGCTTCAACTCTTAACCACATCCTCAAACCCAACAGAGCCCTTTGTTCCCCATAAAGAAAACCATAACAATACTCATTATTCCACTCAATTACACCTCTCGATCGGCTCATCCGACGAAAAAATGGAATCGACTGTAACGACTGATACGAGCAAGGTATCGGCGCTCCAGCAATTGAAGATGGCGATGGCGGAGCTAGCTTATGCCGAAGAGGCGAGAAAACAAGCGAAGAGGCAAGTTGAATTGGCCGAAAAAGAGTTCGATAGGGCGAAGAGGATTAGACAACAAGCACGAGCTGAATTTGAAAAGGCTCAAGCTTTAAAGGATCGTGCGAACAAGCAAATCGAGACCACCATTGTTCAAATAACTTGCCATGCTTGTAAGCAGCAAGTTCAAGACAGAACACCTGTGGAAGAGAACTCCATTGTTGTGAGTTACGTTTCATCAGCTATATAA